One part of the Dermacentor andersoni chromosome 2, qqDerAnde1_hic_scaffold, whole genome shotgun sequence genome encodes these proteins:
- the LOC126541714 gene encoding cyclin-dependent kinase 4-like yields MAPPSPPLTRPAADASLTDMAGEVLTNGNAYEEIAQIGTGAFGTVYKARDRQNEGRFVALKKVRVSLNEEGIPTGTLREIGLLRQLDAAQHPNVVRLLDICHGNRLERELVLFLVFEHIDQDLAGFLERCPEPGLEPELIAWLLKQLLTGVEFLHSHRIVHRDLKPQNVLVTAQRQLKLADFGLARLYEREMSLTPVVVTLWYRPPEVLLQANYGSPVDLWSCGCILAEMARRKPLFGGRSEADQLTRILEIMGLPPADEWPADAAVSRQTFSNFSTFGTSLEQAVPQLEGPFIDLLHQMLRFSPHRRITAKAALSHPCLADVNEVAVS; encoded by the exons ATGGCCCCACCGTCCccaccactgacaaggccagctGCTGATGCTTCCCTGACAGATATGGCGGGGGAAGTCCTTACCAATGGCAATGCCTATGAAGAAATTGCCCAGATTGGTACAGGTGCCTTTGGCACTGTGTACAAGGCCCGAGACCGTCAGAACGAAGGACGTTTTGTTGCCCTCAAGAAAGTGCGTGTATCACTCAACGAGGAAGGCATCCCCACTGGAACGCTGCGTGAAATTGGCCTCCTCCGTCAGCTGGATGCTGCGCAGCACCCAAATGTGGTGCGTCTGCTGGACATCTGCCATGGCAATCGGCTGGAACGGGAGCTGGTGCTTTTTCTTGTCTTTGAGCACATTGACCAGGACTTGGCAGGTTTCTTGGAGCGCTGCCCTGAACCAGGCCTTGAGCCTGAGCTCATTGCCTGGCTtctgaagcagctgctgacgggAGTGGAGTTTCTGCACTCGCATCGCATTGTCCATCGTGATCTGAAGCCCCAGAATGTGTTGGTGACTGCTCAGCGACAACTTAAGCTTGCTGACTTTGGCTTGGCTCGCCTCTATGAGCGGGAAATGTCACTGACGCCTGTGGTGGTCACGCTGTGGTACCGCCCACCTGAG GTTCTCCTTCAAGCAAATTATGGCTCACCAGTGGATCTGTGGAGCTGCGGCTGCATCTTGGCGGAAATGGCACGCCGCAAGCCTCTTTTTGGTGGTCGTTCTGAGGCAGACCAGCTTACGCGTATCTTAGAGATCATGGGACTTCCACCGGCAGATGAGTGGCCAGCAGATGCTGCTGTTTCAAGGCAGACATTCTCTAACTTCAGCACTTTTGGAACTTCTTTGGAGCAAGCAGTGCCACAACTTGAAGGTCCCTTCATCGATCTGCTGCATCAGATGCTGCGTTTCAGCCCCCACCGTCGCATCACCGCAAAGGCTGCTCTGTCACACCCATGCTTGGCAGACGTTAATGAAGTCGCCGTGTCCTGA